In a single window of the Zea mays cultivar B73 chromosome 5, Zm-B73-REFERENCE-NAM-5.0, whole genome shotgun sequence genome:
- the LOC100384416 gene encoding F-box/LRR-repeat protein 15 isoform X1 — MRVAVWRLGGATWTKRMKTETCRINGLEYNTLAKKAHCILVFYFAEKAHFILLSCLPEHELEFGLSLFPNDGSESLRDANNEIVDDAENPGERNSEGVGIRMDLSDDLLHLIFSFLGQKDLCRAGVTCKQWRSASVHDDFWKCLKFENTRISLQNFVNICRRYPSVTELNLNGVINAEMLVLEAIVFLRHLKTLTMGKGQLGGPFFQALSECPLLTALTVNDASLGSGIQEATIKHGGLRELHIFKCRALRISVRCSQLQILSLRRTGMAHVSLNCPQLLELDFQSCHKLSDNAIRQAATACPLLAKLDMSSCSCVTDETLRDIGNSCPSLSALDASNCPNISFESVKLPMLVDLRLLSCEGITSASMVAIAYSRLLEALQLDNCSLLTSVSLDLPHLKNMSLVHLRKFAELNLRSPVLSYIKVSRCSVLHRVSITSTTLQKLVLQKQESLSSLSLQCHNLIDVDLSDCESLTNAICEVFSDGGGCPKLRSLILDNCESLSIVELNSSSLVCLSLAGCRSMTCLRLSCPNLQHVNLDGCDHLKNAAFCPVGLESLNLGICPKLSILCIEAPNMSIMELKGCGVLSEASINCPRLTSLDASFCRQLVDDSLTCMTGACPLIEHLILSSCLSIGIDGLSSLHCLHKLTLLDLSYTFLINLKPIFDSCPQLKVLKLSACKYLSDSSLDALYREGALPLLVELDLSYSPIEQNAIEGLLACCSNLVNVNFNGCTNFQELVCESGDSGSVDMPVDSCPPSSPIKNEEISEQPGRLLEVLNCTGCPNIKKVVIPLIANFSHLSKINLNLSTNLKEVDLTCSNLLTLNLSNCSSLEVLKLDCPRLTNLQLLACTMLQEEELESAISLCCALEVLNVHSCPKINALDFGRLRLVYPSLKRIQSSLIS, encoded by the exons ATGCGGGTGGCAGTGTGGAGGTTGGGTGGGGCAACCTGGACGAAGAGGATGAAGACAGAGACCTGCAGAATAAACGGCTTAGAGTACAACACTTTGGCGA AGAAGGCCCACTGCATTCTGGTCTTCTATTTTGCAGAGAAAGCCCACTTCATTCTG CTGTCTTGTTTACCAGAACACGAATTGGAATTTGGCTTGTCCCTTTTCCCAAATGATGGTAGTGAGAGCCTAAGAGATGCCAATAACGAGATAGTGGATGATGCAGAAAACCCAGGTGAAAGAAATTCTGAAGGTGTTGGAATAAGAATGGATCTCTCTGACGATCTCCTGCATCTG ATATTCTCTTTCTTGGGCCAGAAGGATTTATGCAGAGCAGGTGTTACCTGCAAACAGTGGCGATCTGCTAGTGTGCATGATGATTTTTGGAAGTGTTTGAAATTTGAAAACACTAGGATATCACTGCAGAACT TTGTTAATATTTGCCGTCGTTACCCGAGTGTAACAGAACTCAATTTGAATGGTGTCATAAATGCAGAAATGCTAGTTCTGGAAGCAATAGTATTTTTAAG GCATCTGAAGACTTTGACAATGGGCAAGGGACAACTGGGAGGCCCATTTTTTCAAGCTTTATCTGAGTGCCCATTATTGACTGCTTTAACAGTAAACGATGCTTCTCTTGGGAGTGGCATCCAAGAAGCAACTATTAAACATGGTGGATTGCGTGAGCTTCATATTTTTAAGTGCCGTGCACTCAGAATATCTGTCAG GTGTTCCCAACTTCAAATACTGTCTTTGAGGCGAACTGGCATGGCTCATGTATCACTCAATTGTCCTCAGTTGCTTGAGTTGGACTTCCAATCCTGCCATAAGCTTTCTGATAATGCAATTCGCCAAGCTGCTACAGCTTGCCCGTTGTTGGCGAAACTAGATATGTCATCTTGTTCTTGTGTTACTGATGAGACACTGCGCGACATAGGTAACTCATGTCCAAGTCTGTCTGCTCTTGATGCATCAAACTGCCCCAACATTTCATTTGAG TCCGTGAAGCTTCCAATGTTAGTAGACTTGAGACTGCTAAGTTGTGAAGGAATCACATCTGCTTCGATGGTTGCAATAGCTTACAGCCGTCTGCTTGAG GCACTACAGCTTGATAATTGCAGCCTGTTGACATCAGTGTCTTTGGACTTACCACATCTTAAGAATATGAGTCTCGTGCATTTACGCAA GTTTGCTGAATTGAATCTGCGGAGCCCTGTGCTTTCTTACATCAAAGTTTCCAGATGTTCAGTGCTCCATCGAGTTAGCATAACATCGACCACACTTCAG AAATTGGTGCTTCAGAAACAAGAGAGTTTATCCAGCTTGTCATTGCAATGCCACAACTTGATTGATGTGGATCTTAGCGACTGCGAGTCATTAACAAATGCGATTTGTGAAGTATTTAGTGATGGAGGTGGTTGCCCTAAGCTAAGATCATTGATTCTTGACAATTGTGAG AGTTTGAGCATTGTAGAACTGAATAGCAGTTCTTTGGTTTGTCTCTCTCTTGCTGGTTGCCGCTCGATGACATGCTTAAGACTCTCGTGCCCAAATTTGCAACATGTGAATCTTGATGGATGTGATCACCTTAAAAATGCAGCATTCTGTCCA GTGGGCCTTGAATCCCTAAATCTGGGAATTTGTCCAAAATTAAGTATTCTGTGCATTGAGGCCCCAAATATGTCTATAATGGAGCTGAAGGGTTGTGGTGTGCTTTCCGAGGCTTCCATCAATTGCCCTCGCTTGACATCTTTAGATGCCTCTTTCTGCAG GCAGCTTGTGGATGATTCACTGACTTGTATGACCGGGGCATGTCCTCTGATTGAACATCTTATCCTGTCATCATGCCTATCCATTGGCATCGATGGATTGTCTTCATTGCATTGCCTTCATAAGTTGACCTTGCTTGACCTGTCTTATACATTTTTGATCAACTTGAAGCCTATTTTTGACAGTTGTCCACAGTTGAAG GTGTTAAAACTTTCAGCTTGCAAGTACCTCAGTGACTCATCATTGGATGCCCTTTACAGAGAGGGTGCTCTTCCATTGCTTGTTGAGCTAGATCTGTCCTACTCACCCATCGAACAGAATGCAATAGAAGGTCTTCTTGCTTGTTGTAGTAATTTGGTTAATGTGAACTTCAACGGATGTACAAATTTTCAAGAATTGGTGTGCGAATCTGGGGATAGCGGTTCTGTGGATATGCCAGTTGACTCTTGTCCACCTAGTTCACCAATCAAGAATGAAGAGATCAGTGAGCAACCTGGCCGTCTGCTTGAAGTTCTCAATTGTACTGGGTGCCCTAATATTAAGAAAGTTGTTATTCCTTTGATAGCAAACTTTTCACATTTGTCCAAAATTAATCTTAATCTTTCAACCAACTTGAAGGAAGTGGATTTGACATGCTCCAATCTTTTAACGTTAAACTTGAG CAATTGTAGCTCACTGGAGGTGCTGAAGCTTGATTGCCCAAGATTGACCAACCTCCAACTTTTG GCATGCACCATGTTGCAAGAGGAGGAATTAGAATCTGCAATATCCCTTTGTTGTGCGTTGGAGGTCCTTAATGTGCATTCTTGTCCAAAG ATCAATGCTCTGGATTTTGGCCGACTCCGTTTGGTTTATCCCAGTCTGAAGCGCATCCAGAGCAGCCTCATTTCATAA
- the LOC100384416 gene encoding F-box/LRR-repeat protein 15 isoform X2 translates to MDLSDDLLHLIFSFLGQKDLCRAGVTCKQWRSASVHDDFWKCLKFENTRISLQNFVNICRRYPSVTELNLNGVINAEMLVLEAIVFLRHLKTLTMGKGQLGGPFFQALSECPLLTALTVNDASLGSGIQEATIKHGGLRELHIFKCRALRISVRCSQLQILSLRRTGMAHVSLNCPQLLELDFQSCHKLSDNAIRQAATACPLLAKLDMSSCSCVTDETLRDIGNSCPSLSALDASNCPNISFESVKLPMLVDLRLLSCEGITSASMVAIAYSRLLEALQLDNCSLLTSVSLDLPHLKNMSLVHLRKFAELNLRSPVLSYIKVSRCSVLHRVSITSTTLQKLVLQKQESLSSLSLQCHNLIDVDLSDCESLTNAICEVFSDGGGCPKLRSLILDNCESLSIVELNSSSLVCLSLAGCRSMTCLRLSCPNLQHVNLDGCDHLKNAAFCPVGLESLNLGICPKLSILCIEAPNMSIMELKGCGVLSEASINCPRLTSLDASFCRQLVDDSLTCMTGACPLIEHLILSSCLSIGIDGLSSLHCLHKLTLLDLSYTFLINLKPIFDSCPQLKVLKLSACKYLSDSSLDALYREGALPLLVELDLSYSPIEQNAIEGLLACCSNLVNVNFNGCTNFQELVCESGDSGSVDMPVDSCPPSSPIKNEEISEQPGRLLEVLNCTGCPNIKKVVIPLIANFSHLSKINLNLSTNLKEVDLTCSNLLTLNLSNCSSLEVLKLDCPRLTNLQLLACTMLQEEELESAISLCCALEVLNVHSCPKINALDFGRLRLVYPSLKRIQSSLIS, encoded by the exons ATGGATCTCTCTGACGATCTCCTGCATCTG ATATTCTCTTTCTTGGGCCAGAAGGATTTATGCAGAGCAGGTGTTACCTGCAAACAGTGGCGATCTGCTAGTGTGCATGATGATTTTTGGAAGTGTTTGAAATTTGAAAACACTAGGATATCACTGCAGAACT TTGTTAATATTTGCCGTCGTTACCCGAGTGTAACAGAACTCAATTTGAATGGTGTCATAAATGCAGAAATGCTAGTTCTGGAAGCAATAGTATTTTTAAG GCATCTGAAGACTTTGACAATGGGCAAGGGACAACTGGGAGGCCCATTTTTTCAAGCTTTATCTGAGTGCCCATTATTGACTGCTTTAACAGTAAACGATGCTTCTCTTGGGAGTGGCATCCAAGAAGCAACTATTAAACATGGTGGATTGCGTGAGCTTCATATTTTTAAGTGCCGTGCACTCAGAATATCTGTCAG GTGTTCCCAACTTCAAATACTGTCTTTGAGGCGAACTGGCATGGCTCATGTATCACTCAATTGTCCTCAGTTGCTTGAGTTGGACTTCCAATCCTGCCATAAGCTTTCTGATAATGCAATTCGCCAAGCTGCTACAGCTTGCCCGTTGTTGGCGAAACTAGATATGTCATCTTGTTCTTGTGTTACTGATGAGACACTGCGCGACATAGGTAACTCATGTCCAAGTCTGTCTGCTCTTGATGCATCAAACTGCCCCAACATTTCATTTGAG TCCGTGAAGCTTCCAATGTTAGTAGACTTGAGACTGCTAAGTTGTGAAGGAATCACATCTGCTTCGATGGTTGCAATAGCTTACAGCCGTCTGCTTGAG GCACTACAGCTTGATAATTGCAGCCTGTTGACATCAGTGTCTTTGGACTTACCACATCTTAAGAATATGAGTCTCGTGCATTTACGCAA GTTTGCTGAATTGAATCTGCGGAGCCCTGTGCTTTCTTACATCAAAGTTTCCAGATGTTCAGTGCTCCATCGAGTTAGCATAACATCGACCACACTTCAG AAATTGGTGCTTCAGAAACAAGAGAGTTTATCCAGCTTGTCATTGCAATGCCACAACTTGATTGATGTGGATCTTAGCGACTGCGAGTCATTAACAAATGCGATTTGTGAAGTATTTAGTGATGGAGGTGGTTGCCCTAAGCTAAGATCATTGATTCTTGACAATTGTGAG AGTTTGAGCATTGTAGAACTGAATAGCAGTTCTTTGGTTTGTCTCTCTCTTGCTGGTTGCCGCTCGATGACATGCTTAAGACTCTCGTGCCCAAATTTGCAACATGTGAATCTTGATGGATGTGATCACCTTAAAAATGCAGCATTCTGTCCA GTGGGCCTTGAATCCCTAAATCTGGGAATTTGTCCAAAATTAAGTATTCTGTGCATTGAGGCCCCAAATATGTCTATAATGGAGCTGAAGGGTTGTGGTGTGCTTTCCGAGGCTTCCATCAATTGCCCTCGCTTGACATCTTTAGATGCCTCTTTCTGCAG GCAGCTTGTGGATGATTCACTGACTTGTATGACCGGGGCATGTCCTCTGATTGAACATCTTATCCTGTCATCATGCCTATCCATTGGCATCGATGGATTGTCTTCATTGCATTGCCTTCATAAGTTGACCTTGCTTGACCTGTCTTATACATTTTTGATCAACTTGAAGCCTATTTTTGACAGTTGTCCACAGTTGAAG GTGTTAAAACTTTCAGCTTGCAAGTACCTCAGTGACTCATCATTGGATGCCCTTTACAGAGAGGGTGCTCTTCCATTGCTTGTTGAGCTAGATCTGTCCTACTCACCCATCGAACAGAATGCAATAGAAGGTCTTCTTGCTTGTTGTAGTAATTTGGTTAATGTGAACTTCAACGGATGTACAAATTTTCAAGAATTGGTGTGCGAATCTGGGGATAGCGGTTCTGTGGATATGCCAGTTGACTCTTGTCCACCTAGTTCACCAATCAAGAATGAAGAGATCAGTGAGCAACCTGGCCGTCTGCTTGAAGTTCTCAATTGTACTGGGTGCCCTAATATTAAGAAAGTTGTTATTCCTTTGATAGCAAACTTTTCACATTTGTCCAAAATTAATCTTAATCTTTCAACCAACTTGAAGGAAGTGGATTTGACATGCTCCAATCTTTTAACGTTAAACTTGAG CAATTGTAGCTCACTGGAGGTGCTGAAGCTTGATTGCCCAAGATTGACCAACCTCCAACTTTTG GCATGCACCATGTTGCAAGAGGAGGAATTAGAATCTGCAATATCCCTTTGTTGTGCGTTGGAGGTCCTTAATGTGCATTCTTGTCCAAAG ATCAATGCTCTGGATTTTGGCCGACTCCGTTTGGTTTATCCCAGTCTGAAGCGCATCCAGAGCAGCCTCATTTCATAA
- the LOC100384416 gene encoding F-box/LRR-repeat protein 15: MANEGRMKGVQGVGGGTGDEEDGNEEVREELELALSLGWRSWHLPPRQEPAPSSHNWTAVLPEWNPDAAGSSHDAKTALGGQSIPSLRFRDMLGGILDASHAGGSVEVGWGNLDEEDEDRDLQNKRLRVQHFGEEGPLHSGLLFCRESPLHSEHELEFGLSLFPNDGSESLRDANNEIVDDAENPGERNSEGVGIRMDLSDDLLHLIFSFLGQKDLCRAGVTCKQWRSASVHDDFWKCLKFENTRISLQNFVNICRRYPSVTELNLNGVINAEMLVLEAIVFLRHLKTLTMGKGQLGGPFFQALSECPLLTALTVNDASLGSGIQEATIKHGGLRELHIFKCRALRISVRCSQLQILSLRRTGMAHVSLNCPQLLELDFQSCHKLSDNAIRQAATACPLLAKLDMSSCSCVTDETLRDIGNSCPSLSALDASNCPNISFESVKLPMLVDLRLLSCEGITSASMVAIAYSRLLEALQLDNCSLLTSVSLDLPHLKNMSLVHLRKFAELNLRSPVLSYIKVSRCSVLHRVSITSTTLQKLVLQKQESLSSLSLQCHNLIDVDLSDCESLTNAICEVFSDGGGCPKLRSLILDNCESLSIVELNSSSLVCLSLAGCRSMTCLRLSCPNLQHVNLDGCDHLKNAAFCPVGLESLNLGICPKLSILCIEAPNMSIMELKGCGVLSEASINCPRLTSLDASFCRQLVDDSLTCMTGACPLIEHLILSSCLSIGIDGLSSLHCLHKLTLLDLSYTFLINLKPIFDSCPQLKVLKLSACKYLSDSSLDALYREGALPLLVELDLSYSPIEQNAIEGLLACCSNLVNVNFNGCTNFQELVCESGDSGSVDMPVDSCPPSSPIKNEEISEQPGRLLEVLNCTGCPNIKKVVIPLIANFSHLSKINLNLSTNLKEVDLTCSNLLTLNLSNCSSLEVLKLDCPRLTNLQLLACTMLQEEELESAISLCCALEVLNVHSCPKINALDFGRLRLVYPSLKRIQSSLIS; this comes from the exons ATGGCGAATGAGGGCCGGATGAAGGGCGTGCAGGGCGTTGGGGGTGGAACTGGTGACGAGGAAGATGGGAATGAGGAGGTGCGAGAGGAGCTGGAACTCGCGCTATCGCTGGGGTGGCGAAGCTGGCACCTCCCGCCGCGGCAGGAGCCCGCTCCCAGCTCACATAACTGGACGGCGGTTCTGCCGGAGTGGAACCCCGACGCCGCTGGTAGCTCGCATGATGCGAAAACGGCCTTGGGCGGACAATCTATCCCTTCTCTCAGGTTCCGAGACATGTTGGGTGGTATCCTAGACGCCTCCCATGCGGGTGGCAGTGTGGAGGTTGGGTGGGGCAACCTGGACGAAGAGGATGAAGACAGAGACCTGCAGAATAAACGGCTTAGAGTACAACACTTTGGCGA AGAAGGCCCACTGCATTCTGGTCTTCTATTTTGCAGAGAAAGCCCACTTCATTCTG AACACGAATTGGAATTTGGCTTGTCCCTTTTCCCAAATGATGGTAGTGAGAGCCTAAGAGATGCCAATAACGAGATAGTGGATGATGCAGAAAACCCAGGTGAAAGAAATTCTGAAGGTGTTGGAATAAGAATGGATCTCTCTGACGATCTCCTGCATCTG ATATTCTCTTTCTTGGGCCAGAAGGATTTATGCAGAGCAGGTGTTACCTGCAAACAGTGGCGATCTGCTAGTGTGCATGATGATTTTTGGAAGTGTTTGAAATTTGAAAACACTAGGATATCACTGCAGAACT TTGTTAATATTTGCCGTCGTTACCCGAGTGTAACAGAACTCAATTTGAATGGTGTCATAAATGCAGAAATGCTAGTTCTGGAAGCAATAGTATTTTTAAG GCATCTGAAGACTTTGACAATGGGCAAGGGACAACTGGGAGGCCCATTTTTTCAAGCTTTATCTGAGTGCCCATTATTGACTGCTTTAACAGTAAACGATGCTTCTCTTGGGAGTGGCATCCAAGAAGCAACTATTAAACATGGTGGATTGCGTGAGCTTCATATTTTTAAGTGCCGTGCACTCAGAATATCTGTCAG GTGTTCCCAACTTCAAATACTGTCTTTGAGGCGAACTGGCATGGCTCATGTATCACTCAATTGTCCTCAGTTGCTTGAGTTGGACTTCCAATCCTGCCATAAGCTTTCTGATAATGCAATTCGCCAAGCTGCTACAGCTTGCCCGTTGTTGGCGAAACTAGATATGTCATCTTGTTCTTGTGTTACTGATGAGACACTGCGCGACATAGGTAACTCATGTCCAAGTCTGTCTGCTCTTGATGCATCAAACTGCCCCAACATTTCATTTGAG TCCGTGAAGCTTCCAATGTTAGTAGACTTGAGACTGCTAAGTTGTGAAGGAATCACATCTGCTTCGATGGTTGCAATAGCTTACAGCCGTCTGCTTGAG GCACTACAGCTTGATAATTGCAGCCTGTTGACATCAGTGTCTTTGGACTTACCACATCTTAAGAATATGAGTCTCGTGCATTTACGCAA GTTTGCTGAATTGAATCTGCGGAGCCCTGTGCTTTCTTACATCAAAGTTTCCAGATGTTCAGTGCTCCATCGAGTTAGCATAACATCGACCACACTTCAG AAATTGGTGCTTCAGAAACAAGAGAGTTTATCCAGCTTGTCATTGCAATGCCACAACTTGATTGATGTGGATCTTAGCGACTGCGAGTCATTAACAAATGCGATTTGTGAAGTATTTAGTGATGGAGGTGGTTGCCCTAAGCTAAGATCATTGATTCTTGACAATTGTGAG AGTTTGAGCATTGTAGAACTGAATAGCAGTTCTTTGGTTTGTCTCTCTCTTGCTGGTTGCCGCTCGATGACATGCTTAAGACTCTCGTGCCCAAATTTGCAACATGTGAATCTTGATGGATGTGATCACCTTAAAAATGCAGCATTCTGTCCA GTGGGCCTTGAATCCCTAAATCTGGGAATTTGTCCAAAATTAAGTATTCTGTGCATTGAGGCCCCAAATATGTCTATAATGGAGCTGAAGGGTTGTGGTGTGCTTTCCGAGGCTTCCATCAATTGCCCTCGCTTGACATCTTTAGATGCCTCTTTCTGCAG GCAGCTTGTGGATGATTCACTGACTTGTATGACCGGGGCATGTCCTCTGATTGAACATCTTATCCTGTCATCATGCCTATCCATTGGCATCGATGGATTGTCTTCATTGCATTGCCTTCATAAGTTGACCTTGCTTGACCTGTCTTATACATTTTTGATCAACTTGAAGCCTATTTTTGACAGTTGTCCACAGTTGAAG GTGTTAAAACTTTCAGCTTGCAAGTACCTCAGTGACTCATCATTGGATGCCCTTTACAGAGAGGGTGCTCTTCCATTGCTTGTTGAGCTAGATCTGTCCTACTCACCCATCGAACAGAATGCAATAGAAGGTCTTCTTGCTTGTTGTAGTAATTTGGTTAATGTGAACTTCAACGGATGTACAAATTTTCAAGAATTGGTGTGCGAATCTGGGGATAGCGGTTCTGTGGATATGCCAGTTGACTCTTGTCCACCTAGTTCACCAATCAAGAATGAAGAGATCAGTGAGCAACCTGGCCGTCTGCTTGAAGTTCTCAATTGTACTGGGTGCCCTAATATTAAGAAAGTTGTTATTCCTTTGATAGCAAACTTTTCACATTTGTCCAAAATTAATCTTAATCTTTCAACCAACTTGAAGGAAGTGGATTTGACATGCTCCAATCTTTTAACGTTAAACTTGAG CAATTGTAGCTCACTGGAGGTGCTGAAGCTTGATTGCCCAAGATTGACCAACCTCCAACTTTTG GCATGCACCATGTTGCAAGAGGAGGAATTAGAATCTGCAATATCCCTTTGTTGTGCGTTGGAGGTCCTTAATGTGCATTCTTGTCCAAAG ATCAATGCTCTGGATTTTGGCCGACTCCGTTTGGTTTATCCCAGTCTGAAGCGCATCCAGAGCAGCCTCATTTCATAA